One Setaria viridis chromosome 3, Setaria_viridis_v4.0, whole genome shotgun sequence DNA window includes the following coding sequences:
- the LOC117847142 gene encoding protein ENHANCED DOWNY MILDEW 2 isoform X1 encodes MAPVDTSRSDPRRPERGGGIDQKRSKPKPRYDGDDFCAICDNGGDVTCCDGGCQRSFHLTDENSERSRCRLILGLTKERAEMILAADDKDFICKNCKYKQHQCFACGELESSDLSSEPKVFQCEVDDCGRFYHPECVAKLLYPESELEASLFAVQVAAREKFTCPIHECIVCKGVENKNHRNMQFAVCRRCPTTYHRKCLPSNIPFETKKGPNGYMQRAWDEWEGPDGHVIPRDRILIYCTKHEIIKKLGTPKRNHIIFPDVKKLRVPKRLVDPPNEKALAGKGYGERSSHISRNGGCCSSENIVVVALWVGNRGVLFLIFFFFGAQELEGIVLQTSG; translated from the exons ATGGCTCCAGTGGATACCTCGCGGAGCGACCCTAGGAGGCCGGAGAGAGGTGGTGGCATCGACCAAAAGCGCAGTAAGCCCAAGCCACGATATGAT GGAGATGATTTTTGTGCAATATGTGACAATGGTGGTGATGTAACTTG CTGTGATGGTGGATGCCAGAGGTCTTTCCACCTGACCGATGAAAACAGTGAACGATCTAGGTGCAGATTAATCCTTGGGCTAACCAAAGAACGGGCAGAG ATGATCCTTGCTGCTGATGATAAAGATTTTATATGCAAGAACTGCAAGTATAAGCAGCATCAGTGTTTTGCTTGTGGAGAGTTGGAATCTTCAGACTTGTCATCTGAACCTAAG GTATTCCAATGTGAGGTTGATGATTGTGGGCGCTTTTACCACCCTGAATGTGTTGCTAAACTGCTCTACCCGGAAAGCGAACTCGAGGCCTCACTTTTCGCTGTCCAAGTTGCAGCCAGAGAAAAATTCACTTGTCCTATTCATGAATGTATTGTGTGCAAGGGAGTGGAGAACAAGAATCATAGGAACATGCAATTTGCAGTATGCAGACGCTGCCCAACTACATACCACCGGAAGTGCTTGCCAAG TAACATCCCCTTTGAAACGAAGAAAGGTCCCAATGGCTACATGCAAAGGGCGTGGGATGAGTGGGAGGGACCAGATGGACATGTTATTCCTCGTGATCGTATTTTGATCTACTGCAC GAAGCATGAGATCATAAAAAAGTTAGGAACTCCCAAGAGGAATCACATCATCTTTCCAGATGTCAAAAAACTCCGTGTACCCAAAAGGCTTGTAGATCCACCTAATGAAAAAG CTCTGGCAGGTAAGGGCTACGGAGAAAGAAGTTCTCACATCAGCAGAAATGGTGGTTGCTGCAGTAGCGAGAACATTGTTGTTGTGGCCTTGTGGGTGGGGAACAGAGGGGTgctttttttaatcttttttttttttggtgcacAAGAACTTGAAGGAATCGTGTTGCAAACTAGTGGTTGA
- the LOC117847142 gene encoding protein ENHANCED DOWNY MILDEW 2 isoform X2 → MAPVDTSRSDPRRPERGGGIDQKRSKPKPRYDGDDFCAICDNGGDVTCCDGGCQRSFHLTDENSERSRCRLILGLTKERAEMILAADDKDFICKNCKYKQHQCFACGELESSDLSSEPKVFQCEVDDCGRFYHPECVAKLLYPESELEASLFAVQVAAREKFTCPIHECIVCKGVENKNHRNMQFAVCRRCPTTYHRKCLPSNIPFETKKGPNGYMQRAWDEWEGPDGHVIPRDRILIYCTKHEIIKKLGTPKRNHIIFPDVKKLRVPKRLVDPPNEKGIPEEEVLKNTSREPSQSPPAVASDQNQCSCSGPFDSFAPESLFRHPYPGTCGWLGD, encoded by the exons ATGGCTCCAGTGGATACCTCGCGGAGCGACCCTAGGAGGCCGGAGAGAGGTGGTGGCATCGACCAAAAGCGCAGTAAGCCCAAGCCACGATATGAT GGAGATGATTTTTGTGCAATATGTGACAATGGTGGTGATGTAACTTG CTGTGATGGTGGATGCCAGAGGTCTTTCCACCTGACCGATGAAAACAGTGAACGATCTAGGTGCAGATTAATCCTTGGGCTAACCAAAGAACGGGCAGAG ATGATCCTTGCTGCTGATGATAAAGATTTTATATGCAAGAACTGCAAGTATAAGCAGCATCAGTGTTTTGCTTGTGGAGAGTTGGAATCTTCAGACTTGTCATCTGAACCTAAG GTATTCCAATGTGAGGTTGATGATTGTGGGCGCTTTTACCACCCTGAATGTGTTGCTAAACTGCTCTACCCGGAAAGCGAACTCGAGGCCTCACTTTTCGCTGTCCAAGTTGCAGCCAGAGAAAAATTCACTTGTCCTATTCATGAATGTATTGTGTGCAAGGGAGTGGAGAACAAGAATCATAGGAACATGCAATTTGCAGTATGCAGACGCTGCCCAACTACATACCACCGGAAGTGCTTGCCAAG TAACATCCCCTTTGAAACGAAGAAAGGTCCCAATGGCTACATGCAAAGGGCGTGGGATGAGTGGGAGGGACCAGATGGACATGTTATTCCTCGTGATCGTATTTTGATCTACTGCAC GAAGCATGAGATCATAAAAAAGTTAGGAACTCCCAAGAGGAATCACATCATCTTTCCAGATGTCAAAAAACTCCGTGTACCCAAAAGGCTTGTAGATCCACCTAATGAAAAAGGTATACCTGAGGAAGAAGTGCTCAAGAACACCTCACGTGAACCATCTCAATCTCCCCCGGCAGTTGCAAGTGATCAGAATCAGTGCTCCTGTTCTGGTCCCTTCGACTCATTTGCACCAGAATCCTTGTTTAGGCATCCATATCCAGGAACTTGTGGTTGGCTTGGTGACTGA
- the LOC117847331 gene encoding protein ENHANCED DOWNY MILDEW 2, whose product MDCEGRQAMDGVENSGRVRQTPRRARDVKWKSKKKRKARPEDGDDVCAICDDGGYVTCCDGGCLRSFHLTEEHGEGSKCPSLGLTSEQAKMIIDKKDFICNNCKYKQHQCSACGLLGSSDLSSGAEVFKCKNYACGHFYHPKCISELRHPDSKHQASLFEQNVAAGLKFLCHVHKCSACHGKENKDDRNMQFAVCRLCPTTYHRKCLPSDIPFEAKEDPNGYIFQRAWDGILRDQTLIYCMKHEIVKELGIPRRKLIIFPDAKNPLVPKGPESAPKEQDILLEEELLDHPPSEPSRTPPPPATVQNQWCYSNPMDSFAPSSLHTRPYPGSCGWIDD is encoded by the exons ATGGATTGTGAGGGGAGACAAGCTATGGATGGAGTAGAGAACTCAGGCCGTGTGCGCCAGACACCAAGAAGAGCACGTGACGTCAAGTGGAAGAGCAAGAAGAAGCGCAAGGCGCGACCTGAAGAT GGAGATGATGTCTGTGCAATTTGTGATGATGGTGGCTACGTAACTTG CTGTGATGGTGGATGTCTGAGGTCTTTCCACCTAACTGAAGAACATGGTGAGGGTTCAAAGTGTCCATCCCTTGGGCTTACTAGTGAACAAGCAAAG ATGATAATTGATAAGAAAGACTTTATATGCAACAACTGCAAGTATAAGCAACATCAGTGTTCTGCTTGTGGATTGTTGGGGTCTTCAGACTTGTCATCAGGAGCTGAG GTATTCAAATGTAAGAACTATGCATGTGGGCATTTTTACCACCCTAAGTGTATTTCCGAACTGCGGCACCCTGATAGCAAACACCAGGCCTCCCTTTTCGAGCAGAATGTTGCTGCTGGACTGAAATTCCTGTGTCATGTGCATAAATGTAGTGCATGTCATGGAAAAGAGAATAAGGATGATAGGAATATGCAGTTTGCAGTATGCAGGCTCTGCCCAACAACGTACCACCGGAAGTGTTTGCCCAG TGATATCCCCTTTGAAGCAAAGGAAGACCCCAATGGCTACATATTTCAAAGGGCGTGGGATGGCATTCTTCGTGATCAAACTCTGATATACTGCAT GAAGCATGAGATCGTTAAAGAGCTAGGAATTCCCAGGAGGAAACTTATCATCTTTCCTGATGCCAAAAATCCTTTAGTGCCAAAAGGTCCTGAAAGTGCACCTAAGGAACAAGATATATTGCTCGAAGAAGAGCTACTTGACCACCCACCATCTGAACCATCTCGAACTCCTCCGCCACCTGCAACCGTCCAGAATCAGTGGTGCTACTCCAATCCTATGGACTCATTTGCGCCAAGTTCCTTGCATACTCGTCCATACCCAGGCTCGTGTGGTTGGATCGATGACTGA
- the LOC117850332 gene encoding probable xyloglucan galactosyltransferase GT15, with protein MEAHYPKYLLYCLLIAGSWLLSCLLHFQYLHVALSSSSFAAPRCAALVVLPAALDASFLPAPAVEADDKRWSTSSVVASSPSPSSSPPPPPSCEGRYVYMLDVPSRFDMLRDCVPGSPLFDDMWSWCAITVNAGLGPKIAGNGSDGDTDIIPSTGWYSTDQYALEVMFHNWMRRYECLTGDPSAATAVYVPYYPALELHQHLCGYNTTARDGPSEAFLRWLSSQPTWAALGGRDHFMVAAKTTWMFRREPGGGDGGCGNNFLGQPESGNMTVLTYESNIWAPRDIAVPYPSYFHPTSAGEVAAWQARVRAAPRPFLFAFAGARRIKGQLAIRDRVFDVCESAAARGRCGLVDCSHGLEGSITCRTAAKLVALFASARFCLQPRGDSFMRRSSIDSVMAGCIPVFFHRASTLEAQYRWHEPEPGRDGDGGRRRYYVLLNADDVLEGRVDIEEELSRYSDEEVAEMREEVIRMIPRFLYRDTRVRFEGEMRDAFDITMDGVMDRMRRIKNGENVVLKGYDDSDEAMAASDS; from the exons ATGGAAGCTCACTACCCCAAGTACCTCCTCTACTGCCTCCTCATCGCCGGCTCATGGCTCCTCTCCTGCCTCCTCCACTTCCAGTACCTCCACGTcgctctctcttcctcctccttcgctGCTCCCCGCTGCGCCGCGCTCGTCGTGCTCCCCGCCGCGCTGGACGCGAGCTtcctccccgcccccgccgtcgagGCTGACGACAAGCGGTGGTCGACGTCGTCGGTGGTGGCGTCGTCGCCTTCGCCGTCGtcatctcctccgccgccgccgtcgtgcgaGGGGCGGTACGTGTACATGCTGGACGTGCCGTCGCGGTTCGACATGCTCAGGGACTGCGTTCCCGGCTCGCCGTTGTTCGACGACATGTGGAGCTGGTGCGCAATCACCGTCAATGCCGGGCTCGGCCCCAAGATTGCCGGCAACGGCAGCGACGGCGACACCGATATCATCCCCAGCACCGGATG GTACAGCACGGACCAGTACGCGCTGGAGGTGATGTTCCACAACTGGATGCGGCGGTACGAGTGCCTGACCGGCGacccgtcggcggcgacggcggtgtaCGTGCCGTACTACCCGGCGCTGGAGCTGCACCAGCACCTGTGCGGGTACAACACGACGGCGCGCGACGGCCCGTCGGAGGCGTTCCTGCGGTGGCTGTCGTCGCAGCCGACGTGGGCGGCGCTCGGCGGGCGCGACCACTTCATGGTGGCCGCCAAGACGACGTGGATGTTCCGGCGggagcccggcggcggggacggcgggtgCGGCAACAACTTCCTGGGCCAGCCGGAGTCCGGCAACATGACGGTGCTCACCTACGAGTCCAACATCTGGGCGCCGCGGGACATCGCCGTCCCGTACCCGAGCTACTTCCACCCGACCtccgccggcgaggtggccgcgTGGCAGGCCCGCgtgcgggcggcgccgcggccgttCCTGTTCGCGttcgccggcgcgcggcggatCAAGGGGCAGCTGGCCATCCGCGACCGCGTGTTCGACGTGTGCGAGTCCGCGGCAGCGCGCGGCCGGTGCGGGCTGGTGGACTGCAGCCACGGCCTCGAGGGCAGCATCACCTGCCGGACGGCGGCGAAGCTCGTCGCCCTGTTCGCCTCGGCGCGGTTCTGCCTGCAGCCGCGGGGGGACTCGTTCATGCGCCGCTCCTCCATCGACTCCGTCATGGCCGGGTGCATCCCCGTCTTCTTCCACCGGGCGTCCACCCTCGAGGCGCAGTACCGGTGGCACGAGCCGGAGCCGGGGAGAGACGGCGACGGAGGCCGGCGCAGGTACTACGTGCTGCTCAACGCCGACGACGTGCTGGAAGGGAGGGTGGACATCGAGGAGGAGCTGAGCAGGTACAGCGacgaggaggtggcggagatgaGGGAGGAGGTGATCAGGATGATCCCGAGGTTCCTGTACAGGGACACCAGGGTGAGGTTCGAGGGGGAGATGAGGGACGCCTTCGACATCACCATGGACGGGGTGATGGACAGGATGAGGAGGATCAAGAACGGGGAGAATGTGGTGTTGAAGGGCTATGACGATAGTGATGAGGCGATGGCTGCCAGTGATTCATGA
- the LOC117848481 gene encoding diacylglycerol kinase 2, whose amino-acid sequence MDLVGPLLVAMASLLDAPGLQFFGWLITAGSFGLAALIYALLRLQREASLYWIKAAAREKRAAWKSLRCPSSSHTWSEDYFSGGQPSTCCVCLSSLGSAQGVVGSRAAEADVVHRCSVCGVAAHSYCSRGAEKDCKCVAQAGVSPLLHHWSERWVELDDNPEISSFCYYCDEPCGVPFLGVSPIWRCLWCQRQIHVDCHAKLLKETGNTCDLGLLRRLIVPPQSVKEISEGPAISGMLNSIKEGFSSRRSRDRRPRSKKRMNNHPGGKTNPTPTNSSILDSVLEGFARLQGLDGKYALAKPNLSENSLKQTFGSGIPNGGKRKYELVDLPQDSRPLLVFINGKSGGRNGPSLRRRLNMLLNPVQIFELSASQGPEVGLQLFQNVKHFRILVCGGDGTVAWVLDAIEKQNYESPPPVAILPLGTGNDLSRVMRWGGGLSSVERQGGICALLNDVDQSAVTVLDRWNVAIKEKNGTEGQCTKQVKFMTNYLGIGCDAKVAYDFHTTREEKPDQFCSQFVNKLIYAREGAKDMMDRSCSDLPWHVSLEVDGKNIEIPEDAEGVIVMNIPSYMGGVDLWQNDNDHDDDFSLQSIHDKMLEVVCISGTWHLGKLQVGLSRAHRLAQGKVIRLHLHSSFPVQVDGEPWIQPPGCLEISHRGQMFMLRRTSEEPTGHAAAIMSEVLVNAECNGVIDAAQKRLLLHEIALRLSS is encoded by the exons ATGGACCTGGTGGGACCGTTGCTGGTGGCCATGGCCAGCTTGCTTGACGCTCCCGGGCTCCAGTTCTTCGGCTGGCTCATCACCGCGGGCTCCTTCGGCCTCGCTGCGCTCATCTACGCGCTCCTCAGGCTGCAGCGCGAGGCGTCGCTGTACTGGATCAAGGCGGCTGCCAGGGAGAAGCGGGCCGCCTGGAAGTCGCTGCGGTGCCCGAGCTCCAGCCACACGTGGTCCGAGGACTACTTCAGTGGCGGGCAGCCGTCGACGTGCTGCGTGTGCCTGTCGTCCCTCGGCTCTGCACAGGGCGTGGTGGGCTCCAGGGCCGCCGAGGCAGACGTGGTCCACCGCTGCTCTGTTTGTGGGGTGGCGGCGCACTCCTACTGCTCGAGGGGCGCCGAGAAGGACTGCAAGTGCGTCGCGCAGGCTGGTGTGTCGCCTTTGCTGCATCACTGGTCGGAGAGGTGGGTTGAGCTGGACGACAACCCGGAGATATCTTCCTTCTGTTACTACTGCGATGAGCCGTGTGGTGTGCCGTTCCTTGGCGTCTCTCCCATATGGCGCTGCCTGTGGTGCCAGCGGCAGATCCATGTTGATTGCCATGCGAAGCTGTTGAAGGAAACCGGGAACACTTGTGATCTTGGCCTTCTCAGGAGGCTTATTGTTCCTCCCCAGTCGGTGAAAGAGATTAGCGAAGGTCCAGCAATCAGTGGAATGTTGAACTCAATCAAGGAGGGGTTTTCATCACGTAGGAGTCGGGACAGGAGGCCACGCAGCAAGAAACGCATGAATAACCATCCTGGTGGCAAGACGAATCCGACTCCCACAAACAGCTCAATACTTGATTCAGTGCTTGAAGGATTTGCTAGATTGCAGGGCCTGGATGGAAAGTACGCACTGGCCAAGCCTAACTTATCTGAAAATTCTCTCAAGCAAACATTTGGATCTGGTATTCCTaatggaggaaaaagaaaatatgaaCTTGTTGATTTACCACAAGATTCAAGACCCCTGCTGGTTTTCATCAATGGCAAGAGCGGAGGCCGAAATGGGCCTTCTCTTAGAAGAAGACTGAACATGTTGTTGAATCCTGTACAG ATATTTGAGCTAAGCGCTTCTCAGGGACCTGAAGTTGGATTGCAGCTATTCCAGAATGTAAAACATTTCAGAATCCTTGTTTGTGGTGGGGATGGAACTGTAGCTTGGGTTCTTGATGCCATTGAAAAGCAGAACTACGAATCTCCTCCCCCTGTTGCCATTCTTCCTTTGGGAACAGGAAATGACCTATCGCGTGTTATGCGATGGGGTGGAGGTTTATCTTCTGTTGAACGACAAGGAGGAATATGTGCACTTTTAAATGATGTTGACCAATCAGCTGTTACAGTGCTTGATCGCTGGAATGTAGCCATCAAAGAGAAGAATGGAACAGAAGGTCAATGCACCAAGCAAGTAAAATTTATGACTAATTATTTAG GTATCGGATGTGATGCAAAGGTTGCTTATGACTTCCACACCACTAGGGAGGAAAAACCAGATCAATTTTGCAGCCAG TTTGTCAACAAGCTGATATATGCTAGAGAAGGTGCTAAGGATATGATGGATAGGTCGTGCTCTGATTTACCATGGCACGTTAGCCTTGAAGTTGATGGAAAGAACATTGAAATTCCGGAG GATGCAGAAGGTGTGATTGTTATGAATATCCCTAGCTACATGGGGGGTGTTGATCTTTGGCAAAACGACAATGACCATGATGATGATTTCAGTTTGCAATCAATCCATGACAAAATGCTTGAGGTGGTCTGTATATCAGGGACCTGGCATCTAGGCAAACTGCAG GTCGGACTTTCAAGGGCACACCGGTTGGCCCAAGGAAAAGTTATAAGATTGCACCTCCACAGTTCATTCCCTGTTCAGGTTGATGGTGAACCATGGATCCAGCCACCTGGCTGCCTTGAGATTTCTCATCGTGGACAG ATGTTCATGCTGAGAAGGACATCTGAAGAGCCCACTGGGCATGCTGCAGCAATCATGAGTGAGGTCCTCGTGAATGCTGAGTGCAATGGTGTGATCGACGCAGCTCAGAAGAGATTGCTCCTCCACGAGATTGCACTCCGTTTATCCTCCTGA